The genomic interval CGTCCTGGACGCTCGTCCCGGCGCTGAGGGCGGTGCTCGCGATGATCGTCGTTCCGGCTGGGCTCCGTTCGAGGACGTGGATGTGTTCGACATCGGCGGAGAGTCCCGCCCGCTGATTCTGGAGTTCCGTCTCCAGTTCCGCCGTGTCGTCGGAGGTCCAGACGTTACTCGAGGAGATGAACTGCGCCGACAGTTCGTTGCGCTCGACCCAGCGCTGGATGATGTCGCTCTCCTGTGCTGCGAGCCCCTCGTACTCGTCTGTCACCTGCGTCTGGGTGTAGTTCTGGATCTCCTGGGTCGCGAAGATGCCGACGGCGCCGACAGAGAGCGCCATGACGACGAGAACGATGCTGAACTTGAGCGCGAAATTCTTCCGGATGAAATCCGGGACGACCGTCCCGAGGAGCCCTGCACTCGGTCCGTCTTCAGAAGCTGTGCCGCCTGACTGTGGTTGTTCCTGCGAACTCATTGTTAACTACCTCCCAGCGAGCAATTGCTCGCCGGCTCTTCCTGACACGAATACTCCACGTCGCGTGTCGTCTTGACCAGATCGAAGTACCGGCCGAAGTCCTGCTGGCTCTCGGGCCGTCCACGGACGATCGGAACCGGCCGGATCGACTGGTGATCACACTCCCGCATCGTCTGTGCGCCGACACCGGCACCGTACTGAGCCCCCTCAAGCGTACTGATGACTCGGTTCGGGTTGAACGTGCCAGCCCGGGCGACCGCGCTCGCGTACAACAGCGTCTGTGTGTAGGCGACGTGGGCCGGCCCCGACGGGACCGACGAACTCGACGACGCGGTGCCGCCCTGGTACTCCTCGGCGAACGCTGACCGGAACGTGTTCGACAGCGGCGTATCGATCGACGGGTCCCAGGCCGCCGTCCCGAGCACGTTCTCGATAGCTCCGCCGGCGGTCTGTGCGACGGCGCGGGTGTACAGCGGGACGACGATGTTCTCGTCGGGGAACGCCTCACGGAAGGTCCGGAGGGCGTTCGCCGCGTCCAGACCGCGGAGGTTGAGGATCAGTACGTCCTCCGAGGCGTTCTCGATGTCCGGGACGTACTGGGAGAAATCACGCGTCCCCACCTGTGCGACCAGACTCCCGGTGAACCGCCAGCCCGCCTCCCTGAGCGTCTCGGCGAACAGTTGCCGCTGTGCGTTCCCCCAGTCGTCCTGGGAGTAGATCTGGAAGAACTCCGTGTCCTCGCCGTACTCGTCGAGGAGGACCGGCGTCAGCGCCCGCGTCGTCATCGTGGAGTTGAACATCTCCCGGAACGTGAACCGGTTGCAGTTCTGGCCGGTGAGGCTGTCGATCTGTGACATCGTCGCCATGTAGACGACTTCGGCGTCACCGGCGACCCGTTGGTGTTCCAGGGCCGTATCGCTCGTCGACCCCCCAGAGAGCATGATCACGTCCTGGTTGTTGACCATCGACTCCGCCGAGAGGCGGGCGGATTCGGGATCGCTCTCGGTGTCACCGACGACGAAGTCGACGGTCTTTCCCAGGAGTCCGTCACCGCTGAGACTGCTGAAGATACTCTGTCCGACCCAGCCACCGCCGTTGTTGATGTGTTTGACGGCGAGTTCGTGGCCGCGGAGTTCCTCCTCCCCCGCGGTCGAGAACGGCCCGGACTGTGCGACGTTGAATCCGAACGTGACGGTGTCGCCGGTTACGGGGTAGTTACCGATCTGCTCGCCGGTTGGGGTGCCGTTACCACCACCGCCACAACCGGCCAGACCAACGACACCGGCTGCCCCCGCGGTTCTGAGAATCGACCGACGTGAGACACCGGACTCACGGCGCACTGACCTACGTCCCATAGGTTTGTGTGATATATTCGAGTACAAAAGCTTTTGGAGCGTATCGGGCGATCAGTGGACGAACGTAAACAGTGACTACCCGGCGGTAACCGGGGCCTACCGGGCGGTATCTGACGGCGGGTGGCCGTCTCAGTGTTTCTCCGGGATTTATACCCACCCCAGTTCCACTGTGCGGTATGACAGATCTCGTAACGTTCGGCGAGACGATGCTCAGGCTATCGCCCCCCGACCAGGAGCGACTGGAGACGGCAGACCAGTACGATGTCCACGTCGCGGGCGCGGAATCGAACGTCGCTGTCGCGGCACAACGGCTCGGTCTCGACGCGGCGTGGCTCTCGAAGCTTCCGGACTCGCCGGTCGGACGCCGCGTCACCGGAGAGCTTCGCCGCCACGATGTCGCGATCGAGGTCTGCTGGGACGACGAAGACGGGCGCCAGGGGACCTACTATCTGGAACAGGGCGATGTCCCGCGGGGCAACGAGGTCATCTACGACCGTGCGGACGCGAGTGTGACGACACTCCGAACGGAGGAAGTCCCCGAGGGACTCGTCGAAGACGCCGGCGCCGTCCACACGTCCGGGATCACTCCGGCCCTCTCTGAGACGCTCGAAGCGACCACCGCGGACCTGCTCTCGCGGGCGAACGACGCCGGGACGACGACGTGTTTCGACATGAACTACCGTTCGAAGCTCTGGAGTCCGAGCGAGGCCAAGGCCGTCGTCACCGAGTTGTTCCCCGACATAGACGTGTTGGTCGTCGCCCATCGCGACGCCGAACAGGTGCTCGAACGGGCGGGAGACGCCACCGAAGTCGCCGCGTCGCTGACCGACGACTACGACTTCGACGTGACTGTCGTCACCCGGGGCGCGGAGGGCGTCGTCGCCGCCACCGCCGACGAACAGTTCGCCCAGGACCCCTTCGAGGCGAGCGACGCGCACCCGGTCGGCTCCGGGGACTCCTTCGTCGGTGGCTTCCTCTCGCAGTACCTCACGAACGGGTCGGTCGCGGACGGCCTGGAGTGGGGGGCCGCGACCGCCGCGTTGAAGCGGTCCGTCCCCGGCGACATCGCGG from Haloarcula pelagica carries:
- the kdgK1 gene encoding bifunctional 2-dehydro-3-deoxygluconokinase/2-dehydro-3-deoxygalactonokinase, which encodes MTDLVTFGETMLRLSPPDQERLETADQYDVHVAGAESNVAVAAQRLGLDAAWLSKLPDSPVGRRVTGELRRHDVAIEVCWDDEDGRQGTYYLEQGDVPRGNEVIYDRADASVTTLRTEEVPEGLVEDAGAVHTSGITPALSETLEATTADLLSRANDAGTTTCFDMNYRSKLWSPSEAKAVVTELFPDIDVLVVAHRDAEQVLERAGDATEVAASLTDDYDFDVTVVTRGAEGVVAATADEQFAQDPFEASDAHPVGSGDSFVGGFLSQYLTNGSVADGLEWGAATAALKRSVPGDIAVVSPGEIRELIQGETAEISR
- a CDS encoding ABC transporter substrate-binding protein, giving the protein MGRRSVRRESGVSRRSILRTAGAAGVVGLAGCGGGGNGTPTGEQIGNYPVTGDTVTFGFNVAQSGPFSTAGEEELRGHELAVKHINNGGGWVGQSIFSSLSGDGLLGKTVDFVVGDTESDPESARLSAESMVNNQDVIMLSGGSTSDTALEHQRVAGDAEVVYMATMSQIDSLTGQNCNRFTFREMFNSTMTTRALTPVLLDEYGEDTEFFQIYSQDDWGNAQRQLFAETLREAGWRFTGSLVAQVGTRDFSQYVPDIENASEDVLILNLRGLDAANALRTFREAFPDENIVVPLYTRAVAQTAGGAIENVLGTAAWDPSIDTPLSNTFRSAFAEEYQGGTASSSSSVPSGPAHVAYTQTLLYASAVARAGTFNPNRVISTLEGAQYGAGVGAQTMRECDHQSIRPVPIVRGRPESQQDFGRYFDLVKTTRDVEYSCQEEPASNCSLGGS